The DNA segment CCTGGAACCTCTACAATTACGTTACGAACAACCCCGTCACCAAGACTGATCCCGATGGCCGAATGACCTCCCAAGGCGCCATGCTCGCTTCGACAGGTTCTTACATGGACAACGACGGGCATGTGCATTTCGCGGAGGACATGCTGAGTGGGGCTGCGCAGCAGGCAACCATAGCCACCGAGCCTCCACAGCAACGCACGACCACAACGGCAGGGGGGAATCAGGGAACCTCAGCGGGAACGACGGGAGGAACCGCTACTCCTGTGGAGGCTCAGGGACCAGTGGCTCGGACAAGAACCGATGCCTTGGTGAGTTCGATTCCAGTTGAAGTAAAACGAGCGATTCAGAAATCTCTAGATGCCAGTAACTCACCCACAGCCGATGACAAAACTGGACGGTTTCACGAAGAAGGGGGGCAATGGGGCAAAGGCGTTGATGGCAATGTCCTCATTTACCCAGCCGTTCCAGGGAAGGTCAGTAAGCCGGGCGATAAGGAAGCCAATGTTGACTCTGGTCAAGCTGTTGATCAGGAAGGAAAAAATAACAATTTAGCTACGACAGATGGTAAGTGGCACATTCATCCGGCAGGAGATGGCTTAAACGGGAAGCGAGGTTTTTTTCAAGGACCCAGTTCAGGAGATTTGAATAGACCTGCCGATGAGTTCTTGCCCACGAATATTGTTGTGGGTGCCGCGAGCCGTAGAGTCTACTTCTATGATGCTAAGGGCGTAATAGCAGACGTAAGCTTGAGTGACTTCATGAAGGGGGTGAACTGATGAAAGCTCGAATCACGATTTTGATAGCCCTATGTATCCTATCTCCAACTCGCTCACTCTGGGGAGTGGAGAAGAAAGGAATGGACCATATTCCAATTATTTCTTCTGCCAAACTACCCATTTATCCTGCTAATGCTCGAATCGCGAATATTAGTGGCATCGTTAAGGTGAGGGTCTCTACTGATGGCATTTCTGTGGCGAAGGTCACCTCGCTTGAGGGCCCGCCAATGCTTGTAGGTGCTGTAAAAGATATGATTTCTGAATGGAAATTCCTTCAACACGAACCTGCGGAGTTCACCGTTACGATCCAGTATCTTCTAACGACATGTCCGGTTCGCGTTAGTGATGTCGTTGTCTTCGATTTAGAAAAGAAGATTGTAATTAAGGGAGTTCGAACGAAAGCCTAGGTGGATTGAAGATTTCTTCTCTATCCAACCTCTCAGAGGACGGAATAAACCTACATCCTGACGGCCTACAACGATACGGGCTCCTCCACGGCGCAGGTGACGGTCACCGTGGACGAGGGAACCCTACCGCCGGGAAACCCCTCCACGGGGCATAACCTGATCTACGGGTTCGACCAACTCATCAGCGAAAACCGTTCGGATGGGGTGATCTACATCCAGGGGGATCAGGTGGGCAGCCCCAACCTGATCACGAATGCCAGCGGGGTTCTCGTGAACCGGACCAAGAACCTGCCCTTCGGGGAACGGCTGGTGGACGGGTTGCCCGGCGCGCCCAAGAGCCTGCGGCGGTTCACCAACCACGAGGAGGACCCCGATTCCAACGCGATCTACATGCAGGCAAGGACCTACCTCGCAGGCTACGGCAAGTTCGCCCAAGTGGATCCCGCTTACGACCAGACCAAGGACGATCCTGAAACGTGGAACCTCTACAATTACGTCACGAACAATCCTGTCACCAAGACTGATCCCGATGGGCGAATGACCTCCCAAGGCGCCATGCTCCTTTCCACGGGTTCCTACATGGACAAGGATGGCCACGTGCATTTCGCGGAGGACATGGTTAGTGGAGCTGCACAGCAATCGAAGGCGGCCACCGAGCCTCCCGAGCAACGCACGACCGTGACGGCGGAGGGGAATCAAGGAACTGCCGGCGGAGCGCAAGGAGGGGGTGGTACTCCCATAGAAGCGCAGAGGCCGTCAGTGGAAACGGGCGGAATCCCAGCCCTGACATCTGAACAACAGAATGGGACGAAAGATGTCCTTAGCGGTTCCGGGGCCCTGATGAAGAACGGGACCCCTCCACTCCAGCCGAGCCCAGATCAGGACGTGGTGACTCTCGTGAGTCGCCCGGTTGATACAACTGGAATGGGGGGAGTGAAGGGTTTAGTTGTGGGGATGTTCGAGCACTCCGGGACGGTGATTCAGACAAAAACCGGAGATTACGTGGTGCAATCGGGGCCTGCTCAGGATGGATCGGGGCAGAATCTGGCCAATGTACAGCGTTTTGATTCAGGCAAGGGAGTATCTACCTTTGCGCAGGGTGGGCAGGTGACAATTGTTGCCAAATGGTTTGTCTCATCGGGTAGCATTACGCCTGCAATGGTGAATGGGTTGGTTAAACAATGGAACGGAATGAACCACCCCTATAACGCTCAAAATGGGAGTACCACCTGCAATACATTCTCCAGGTGGTTTGAGGGGAGGCTTGGGCTTCAAGTCCCCTCTAACACTTCCTTCTGGATGCGTGGGTGGAATACGGTGATTCCATGAGAGGAGCGGTCATGCACTTGAAGTTGATAGCTGCGATAGTTTTTGCGGCAAGTGGAGTTGAGATGAATGCACAACAGGCTCTATTGCTAGATAGTTGGAGTGCTATTGCGTACAAAAACTTCAAAATCTCGTCCATAGAATTAAAGGTATCTAATGATGAGAAGACATTTCTATATGACGGACAAACCTACCCTTATAGTGGGCAGGCTTACTGGGCCATGGTGGAGAACAATCGGAAGAAATTCAATGTTCTCGACCACATCAGGGTGGAGAAGGGAAAGCTCTTTTTCGATGGGGTTGTGATGGATGTGGGAGGTCCCGTCGAACAGATCTATCAAGCCTTGAGTTGGGGAGACTCCATCGCTTGTTTGGGATACATTCCACATACCCCGAAGGCATGGTGGGAGCCTAAAAAGGCGCATGCGATCTTCGTGTTCTCTCCAACGGAAAAGCAGGGGAGTTACTTGGGACTGACACTTGCAGGCAAGGTCAATTACCAACTCACATTGATTGACCCTGTTGAAAAAGGGGAATGATCCCACTTGAAAGAAGTAACCATTGACCCTCTAGCTTTCCCCCGGCACCTACGTAGCCATGTTCCTGGGCAACGACAGCGGCCCGAACACCTATGACAACGCCACTTGGATCGCGGTCCGAGGCAACGGGGAATGGCAGCAGATCACGCTCAGCCAGCGGATGACCCACGCGGACAATATGGTGGTGGCCGTCTACGCGGAGACCTCGTGGATGCCCTCCAGCGGCACGGCCACGGAGGCGGACAGCGTCCTCTACGAGGATGTCGTGGCGGCCAGCATCCAGCGAGGCGTGGTGCTGCAGGAAGGTTTCAAGAACGGGATCGAGGCCTGGGGAACGGCCGGGCAGCCTGTGGAGGTGGCGACCGCCTCCATCGGAGGCTCCATCCTGATGGCCGCCGAAAGCACGGCCACCAGCAAGGGCGTCGCCGTTGTCGCGGGAGGGAAGACGGATCTCTCGAAGAAGCCCGGGGAGGGCATCGAGATGGCGCTGGGGCACTCGACGCCGTGGATTTCTCTCACGGCAGAGCCTTCCACGATCCGGCCCGCAGGAAGCGCGGTCCTCACCTGCGACGTGATCAACGCGACCTATTCCGAGCTGTCGGAGTATGGCGCCTTGGGCTATTCCGACGACGAGCTGATCGAATACGTCACGGTGAGGCCCAGCACCACGACCACCTACATCCTGACGGCCTACAACGACGCGGGGTCCTCGACGGCGCAGGTGACGGTCACCGTGGACGACGGAACCCCGCCGCCGGGAACTCCCTCCACGGGGCACAACCTGATCTACGGGTTCGGCCAGCTCATCAGCGAGAGCCGTCCGGATGGGGTGATCTACATTCAGGGAGACCAAGTCGGGAGCCCCAACCTGATCACGAATGCCAGCGGGGTTCTCGTGAACCGGACGAAGAACCTGCCCTTCGGGGAACGACTGATGGACGGGCTGCCCGGCGCGCCCAAGAGCCTGCGGCGGTTCACCAACCACGAGGAGGACCCGGATTCCAACGCGATCTACATGCAGGCGAGAACCTATCTGGCCGGCTACGGCAAGTTCGCCCAGGTGGATCCCGCCTACGACCAGACCAAGGATGATCCTGAAACGTGGAACCTCTACAATTATCAACGAGGCCCGCAAAAGCGGGCCTCGTTGATTGGTGAGCGGCATTGAAACCTCGAACTACATCCCCTCCACAATCCAATTCAAAGTCCCGCTCGGCCGCATGGCTTTGGCGGTTTTGGTCTTGTCGGGGTGGTAGTAGCCGCCCATGTCGACGGGCTGGCCCTGGGCGGCGATCAGTTCGGCGGTGATGCCGGCTTCGTGGTCGGCGAGCTGCTGAGCGACGGCGGTGAAGCGGGCGCGGAGGTCGGGGTCCTTGATCTGGGCGGCGAGGGCCTCGGCCCAGTAGAGGGCGAGGTAGAAGTGGCTGCCGCGGTTGTCGATCTGACCCACTTTGCGGGCGGGGGACTTGTCGTTGTCCAGGAACCGCGCGATGGCCTGGTCCAGGGTCTCGGCGAGGACGGCGGCCTTGGCGTTCCCGAAGGTGGTGGCCAGGTGCTCCAGGGAGGCGGCGAAGGCGGAGAACTCGCCCAGGGAATCCCAGCGGAGGTAGCCCTCCTTCTGGAACTGCTGGACGTGCTTGGGGGCGGAGCCGCCGGCGCCGGTCTCGAACAGCCCGCCGCCGCCCAGGAGGGGGACGATGGACAGCATCTTGGCGCTGGTTCCCAGCTCGATGATGGGGAACAGGTCCGTGAGGTAGTCGCGCAGGACGTTGCCGGTGACGGAAATGGTGTCCTTGCCCGCGCGGATCCGCTCGCAGGACACCTTCATCGCTTCCACGGGAGACAGGATGCGGATGTCCAGATCCTTCGTGTCGTGGTCCTTCAGGTAGGTCTCCACCTTCGCGATGAGCTGGGCGTCGTGGGCCCGGGCCTTGTCCAGCCAGAAGATGGCAGGCGCGCCGGTCAGGCGGGCGCGGGTGACGGCGAGGCGCACCCAGTCGCGGATGGGGGCGTCCTTGGCCTGGCACATCCGGAAGATGTCGCCGGCCTCAACCTTCTGCTGGAGCAGGACGGTGCCTGCCTCGTCCACGACGCGGATCACGCCCTCCGCGGCGGCGATGAAGGTCTTGTCGTGGGAGCCGTACTCTTC comes from the Geothrix sp. 21YS21S-4 genome and includes:
- a CDS encoding RHS repeat-associated core domain-containing protein, whose amino-acid sequence is MIYIQGDQVGSPNLITNASGVLVNRTKNLPFGERLVDGLPGAPKSLRRFTNHEEDPDSNAIYMQARTYLAGYGKFAQVDPAYDQTKDDPETWNLYNYVTNNPVTKTDPDGRMTSQGAMLLSTGSYMDKDGHVHFAEDMVSGAAQQSKAATEPPEQRTTVTAEGNQGTAGGAQGGGGTPIEAQRPSVETGGIPALTSEQQNGTKDVLSGSGALMKNGTPPLQPSPDQDVVTLVSRPVDTTGMGGVKGLVVGMFEHSGTVIQTKTGDYVVQSGPAQDGSGQNLANVQRFDSGKGVSTFAQGGQVTIVAKWFVSSGSITPAMVNGLVKQWNGMNHPYNAQNGSTTCNTFSRWFEGRLGLQVPSNTSFWMRGWNTVIP